One window of Cupriavidus oxalaticus genomic DNA carries:
- a CDS encoding GNAT family N-acetyltransferase: MIRALQIRSATTADLPGITTVLDKCGLTQNASWSPDMFHIALMDGRIVACAGAERHAKVIVVCSVAVLPGYRDRGIAKHLVSAVLVRARAEGCERAVLATAKCPGFFSRYGFSLVATTSLPVSVRNSHTLTSPGMPAGVCMQCELK, encoded by the coding sequence ATGATTAGAGCCTTACAGATCCGATCCGCCACCACTGCGGACCTGCCTGGAATTACCACGGTGCTAGACAAATGTGGATTGACGCAGAACGCTTCGTGGTCTCCGGATATGTTCCACATTGCGTTAATGGACGGGCGCATTGTCGCCTGCGCCGGAGCGGAGCGGCACGCGAAAGTCATAGTCGTCTGTTCAGTTGCGGTACTGCCCGGATATAGGGATCGCGGTATTGCCAAGCACCTGGTGTCTGCCGTTCTGGTGCGGGCACGTGCAGAGGGCTGCGAACGCGCAGTCCTTGCTACCGCAAAGTGCCCCGGCTTCTTTTCTCGTTACGGCTTTTCCCTCGTCGCTACGACCTCCCTGCCCGTCAGTGTACGGAATTCGCATACCCTGACGTCGCCGGGGATGCCAGCGGGAGTCTGCATGCAATGCGAATTGAAATAG
- a CDS encoding acyl-CoA dehydrogenase family protein has product MLTDYPTERSRSIGERVERFVRDVVVPYERDPRCESHGPSPELVAELRDKARAAGVMTPHILPDGSHLSQRETAAVLMRSGLSPLGPVAVNTMAPDEGNMFLLGKVATPAQQQRFLAPLVSGEARSAFFMTEPAEDGGAGSDPSMLQTTAVRDGDEWVIRGRKKFITGAEGAAVGIVMARTGDGERAQATMFLVDLPHPAIRIERLIDTIDSSMPGGHALVVIDDLRVPHSQVLGQANEGFRYAQVRLSPARLSHCMRWFGGAARADEIARAYATTRKAFGKLLIDHEGVGFMLADNLIDLQQAALMIDWCAGVLDGGSSGTAESSMAKVAVSEALFRVADRCVQILGGMGVSRDTIVEQIFREVRGFRIYDGPTEVHKWSLARKIKRETLGASQAG; this is encoded by the coding sequence TTGCTCACCGACTATCCCACCGAAAGAAGCCGCAGCATCGGCGAGCGCGTCGAGCGCTTTGTCCGCGATGTGGTCGTGCCCTACGAGCGTGACCCGCGTTGTGAATCCCATGGCCCATCGCCGGAACTGGTTGCCGAACTGCGTGACAAGGCGCGCGCCGCCGGCGTCATGACGCCGCATATCCTCCCCGACGGCTCGCACCTGAGCCAGCGGGAGACCGCCGCGGTGCTCATGCGCTCGGGCTTGTCGCCGCTCGGGCCGGTTGCCGTCAATACGATGGCGCCCGACGAAGGCAACATGTTCTTGCTGGGAAAGGTGGCCACCCCGGCGCAGCAGCAACGATTCCTGGCGCCGCTGGTCAGCGGCGAGGCGCGTTCCGCGTTCTTCATGACCGAGCCCGCGGAGGACGGCGGCGCCGGTTCGGACCCGTCGATGCTGCAGACCACGGCGGTGAGGGATGGCGACGAATGGGTGATTCGCGGCCGCAAGAAATTCATCACCGGTGCCGAAGGCGCAGCCGTGGGCATCGTGATGGCGCGTACGGGAGATGGCGAGCGTGCGCAGGCCACGATGTTCCTGGTCGATCTGCCACACCCGGCCATCCGCATCGAGCGCCTGATCGACACCATCGATAGTTCCATGCCCGGCGGACATGCGCTGGTCGTGATCGATGACCTGCGCGTGCCGCACAGCCAGGTGCTGGGCCAGGCGAACGAGGGCTTCCGCTATGCGCAGGTTCGCCTGTCGCCGGCGCGGCTTTCGCATTGCATGCGCTGGTTCGGCGGCGCCGCGCGGGCGGACGAGATCGCACGCGCGTACGCGACCACACGCAAGGCTTTCGGCAAGCTGCTGATCGACCATGAAGGCGTCGGCTTCATGCTGGCCGATAACCTGATCGACCTTCAGCAGGCCGCCCTGATGATCGACTGGTGCGCGGGCGTGCTCGACGGCGGTTCGTCGGGGACCGCGGAAAGCTCGATGGCCAAGGTGGCCGTCTCGGAAGCGCTGTTCCGTGTGGCGGACCGTTGCGTGCAGATCCTGGGGGGGATGGGCGTGTCACGCGACACTATCGTCGAGCAGATCTTCCGCGAAGTACGAGGGTTCCGGATCTACGACGGCCCGACCGAAGTCCACAAATGGTCGCTGGCCAGGAAGATCAAACGCGAAACCCTGGGTGCGTCGCAAGCTGGCTGA
- a CDS encoding SDR family NAD(P)-dependent oxidoreductase, translated as MDRETTVQDTLLDLRGKRALVTGASGGLGAHCAQVLASRGAEVVLAARRTDALKAVAEKIGTDARLQCVALDVTDGASRAALVRDIEPVDILINNAGLVREGAALGHAEDDWDVVMDTNLKGMFFLAQALVPGMRERGGGSIVNIASILGLRQAGGVVSYAVSKAGVVQLTKTLALEWARYGIRVNALAPGYIDTDINRDFWQTDAGKALILRIPQRRLGQQEDLDGPLLLLASDASRYMTGTVIAVDGGHLVNTL; from the coding sequence ATGGATCGGGAGACAACCGTGCAGGACACATTGCTGGATCTTCGGGGCAAGCGCGCGCTGGTGACAGGCGCGTCGGGCGGATTGGGCGCGCATTGTGCGCAGGTCCTGGCATCGCGCGGTGCCGAGGTGGTGCTTGCCGCGCGCCGTACTGACGCGCTGAAAGCCGTCGCGGAAAAGATCGGAACGGATGCGCGCCTGCAGTGCGTGGCGCTCGACGTCACCGACGGCGCTTCGCGCGCGGCACTCGTGCGCGATATCGAGCCCGTTGACATCCTGATCAACAATGCCGGCCTGGTGCGCGAGGGCGCGGCGCTCGGGCACGCCGAGGACGATTGGGATGTGGTGATGGACACCAATCTCAAGGGGATGTTCTTTCTCGCGCAGGCGCTGGTCCCCGGCATGCGCGAACGCGGCGGTGGCAGCATCGTCAATATCGCCTCGATCCTGGGGCTGCGACAGGCGGGCGGCGTAGTGTCCTATGCTGTCTCCAAGGCCGGCGTGGTGCAGCTCACCAAGACGCTTGCGCTGGAATGGGCGCGCTACGGCATCCGCGTGAATGCCCTGGCCCCCGGCTATATCGACACCGACATCAACCGGGACTTCTGGCAGACCGATGCCGGCAAGGCGCTGATCCTGCGCATCCCGCAGCGCCGGCTCGGGCAACAGGAGGACCTCGACGGGCCGTTGCTGCTGCTGGCCTCGGATGCGTCCCGGTACATGACGGGCACCGTGATCGCCGTCGACGGCGGCCATCTGGTCAATACGCTGTAA
- a CDS encoding MFS transporter: MDTTLQAGERIRSFEDATYRKVSWRLVPFLMVCFLIAYLDRVNVGFAKLQMSQQLGFSETIYGLGAGIFFIGYFLFEVPSNLALHKFGAKVWIGRIMITWGILSACFAFVQTPAQFYTLRFLLGLAEAGFTPGIVYYLSCWYPSHRRAKIMAIYCMGSPLSGIIGNPLSGYLMGSMAGVAGWGGWQWMFFIEAVPAVLLGCFCFYYLDNSIAKAKWLTGEEKQVLELAKTEDVKAADPQARVGKVFTDPRVWLISLICFCYVTGQYGITLWLPTFIKSTGVSDPFHIGLLSAIPYMAAIVSMYFFGRSADKHRERRWHLIIPCMMGAIGFLALPWVMHNTALSLVFLSIAAAGILTCTPLFWSLPTAFLSGAAAATAIAMSNSIGNLAGFTSGYMIGYLRDVTQSGNSAYYMIAGMLLLGAFCIWTIPARLVNR, from the coding sequence GTGGATACAACCCTGCAGGCAGGAGAAAGGATCAGGTCGTTCGAGGACGCGACCTATCGCAAGGTGAGCTGGCGGCTGGTGCCATTCCTGATGGTCTGCTTCCTGATCGCTTATCTCGATCGTGTCAACGTAGGTTTTGCCAAGCTCCAGATGTCGCAGCAGCTGGGCTTCAGCGAAACCATCTACGGGCTGGGCGCCGGTATCTTCTTTATCGGCTACTTCCTGTTCGAGGTGCCCAGCAACCTGGCCCTGCACAAGTTCGGCGCCAAGGTTTGGATCGGCCGGATCATGATCACGTGGGGGATCCTTTCCGCGTGTTTCGCCTTCGTGCAGACGCCAGCCCAGTTCTACACGCTGCGATTCCTGCTGGGGTTGGCCGAAGCGGGCTTCACGCCAGGCATCGTGTACTACCTGTCCTGCTGGTACCCGTCGCACCGGCGCGCCAAGATCATGGCCATCTACTGCATGGGATCGCCGCTGTCAGGCATCATCGGCAACCCGCTCTCCGGCTACCTGATGGGAAGCATGGCCGGCGTGGCCGGCTGGGGCGGCTGGCAATGGATGTTCTTTATCGAGGCGGTGCCGGCGGTGTTGCTGGGATGCTTCTGCTTCTACTACCTGGACAACTCCATTGCCAAGGCCAAGTGGCTGACCGGCGAGGAGAAGCAGGTCCTCGAGCTGGCCAAGACCGAGGATGTCAAGGCGGCGGACCCGCAGGCACGCGTCGGCAAGGTCTTCACCGATCCGCGCGTCTGGCTGATCAGCCTGATCTGCTTCTGCTATGTCACGGGGCAGTATGGCATCACGCTCTGGTTGCCCACCTTCATCAAGTCCACCGGGGTCAGCGACCCGTTCCATATCGGCTTGCTGAGCGCGATTCCTTACATGGCGGCGATCGTCTCGATGTATTTCTTCGGGCGCAGTGCCGACAAGCATCGCGAGCGCCGCTGGCACCTGATCATCCCGTGCATGATGGGTGCGATCGGCTTCCTGGCCTTGCCCTGGGTGATGCACAACACCGCGCTGTCGCTGGTGTTCCTGTCGATCGCGGCAGCCGGCATCCTGACCTGCACGCCGCTGTTCTGGTCGCTGCCGACGGCCTTCCTCAGCGGCGCGGCGGCAGCCACGGCCATCGCCATGAGCAACTCGATCGGCAACCTCGCGGGCTTTACCAGCGGCTACATGATCGGCTACCTGCGCGACGTGACCCAGAGCGGCAACAGCGCGTACTACATGATCGCCGGGATGCTGCTGCTGGGCGCCTTCTGCATCTGGACAATACCCGCCCGGCTGGTCAACCGATAG
- a CDS encoding GntR family transcriptional regulator yields the protein MTPATSFPPSSPPADTGEPDRSASATVFFGIIGGLELGSFVPGQRLVETDLVTQFGVGRNSVREALQRLAAEGIVELPRHRGAVIRRLTMQDTLDVLDVAERMMGLLARAATRGCADRNHAQALRATVQQLAAAEKAHATAAFAGARRQFYRTLLEMGGNRELIRLFPTIQMPIVHAQHRLASLQQMRLADYRRIATAVLAGEPDEAEATGVAHVRNVRQAILAELSA from the coding sequence GTGACGCCTGCGACATCTTTCCCTCCTTCTTCCCCGCCTGCCGACACCGGCGAGCCTGACCGGAGCGCCTCCGCCACCGTCTTTTTCGGCATCATTGGCGGGCTGGAGCTCGGCAGCTTCGTGCCCGGCCAACGGCTGGTCGAAACCGATCTGGTGACGCAATTCGGCGTTGGCCGCAATTCCGTGCGGGAAGCCTTGCAGCGGCTTGCCGCCGAGGGCATCGTCGAATTGCCCCGCCATCGCGGCGCGGTCATCCGGCGGCTGACCATGCAGGACACCCTGGATGTTCTCGACGTGGCGGAGCGCATGATGGGACTGCTGGCACGCGCGGCAACCCGCGGTTGTGCCGATCGCAACCATGCCCAGGCTCTGCGCGCCACGGTTCAGCAGTTGGCTGCCGCGGAAAAAGCGCACGCTACCGCGGCATTTGCGGGCGCGAGGCGGCAGTTCTACCGGACGCTGCTGGAAATGGGCGGCAACCGCGAGCTGATTCGCCTGTTTCCCACCATCCAGATGCCGATCGTCCACGCCCAGCATCGGCTCGCGTCGCTCCAGCAGATGCGGCTGGCGGACTACCGGCGCATCGCGACGGCCGTGCTGGCAGGCGAGCCGGACGAGGCCGAAGCCACCGGGGTGGCGCATGTCAGGAACGTGCGGCAGGCGATACTGGCCGAACTTTCCGCGTAG
- a CDS encoding fumarylacetoacetate hydrolase family protein: MNSSNIDRVAQALLSARREGRCADAELIATALENADQAYAVQAIVARTLAWEDAGTAYWKSGGASRDATLTHARLPPAGVWASPAQSGDWPFTWRGIEAEIALRLGASVDAAQAAGLDYAGAAALVDAMAVSIEVVDSRWQQGLAAPALLKLADLQSHGALVLGEWQAYADRDWATQRCRVNIGAEAIERRGTHSMGDPAYGLLAWLRHATREGRRVEAGTVVTTGTWVGILPASEGDLVTAEFEGIGYASVRL; this comes from the coding sequence ATGAATTCATCCAACATTGACCGGGTTGCGCAGGCGCTGCTCTCCGCGCGACGCGAGGGCCGTTGCGCCGACGCGGAGCTTATCGCCACCGCGCTTGAAAATGCGGACCAGGCCTATGCCGTTCAGGCGATCGTGGCGCGAACGCTGGCCTGGGAAGACGCCGGCACCGCGTACTGGAAATCAGGAGGCGCCTCGCGTGACGCCACGCTGACGCATGCGCGGCTCCCGCCAGCCGGCGTCTGGGCCAGTCCCGCGCAGTCCGGCGACTGGCCATTCACATGGCGCGGCATCGAGGCCGAAATCGCGCTGCGGCTCGGGGCCAGTGTCGACGCGGCGCAAGCTGCCGGTCTTGACTACGCCGGCGCGGCGGCGCTGGTTGACGCAATGGCGGTGTCCATCGAGGTGGTCGATTCGCGCTGGCAGCAAGGCCTCGCGGCGCCGGCCCTGCTGAAGCTTGCCGACTTGCAGTCCCATGGCGCACTCGTGCTCGGGGAGTGGCAAGCCTATGCAGACCGGGACTGGGCAACGCAGCGTTGCCGGGTAAACATCGGCGCCGAAGCGATCGAGCGCCGCGGCACCCATTCAATGGGCGATCCGGCTTACGGACTGCTGGCGTGGCTGCGCCATGCCACGCGAGAGGGGCGGCGCGTGGAGGCTGGTACGGTTGTCACCACCGGCACGTGGGTCGGCATCCTTCCGGCGTCCGAGGGCGACCTCGTGACCGCCGAGTTCGAGGGCATCGGATACGCTTCGGTCCGACTCTGA
- a CDS encoding amidase family protein, whose translation MTNSYEPVPDGPGQHAPFSVVEATVADAHAAMRDGRLTARQLLSACLDRIAAYDQHGPALRSILQCNPHALDEAGRIDAQAGRNPAQALAPLHGIPVLVKDNIECAGMATTAGAACLRDNFSTDDAFVIRRLREAGAIVLAKTNLHELASGGETVSTLSGQTLNPYDLTRTPGGSSGGTAAGIAASFGLLGIGTDGVNSIRSPASANGLVGLRPTMGLTSRAGLVPCGLTQDTIGPITRTVADTARLLDVIAGHDPADPVTSAGAPHIPASYAASLDRDGLKGARIGVLRHFFGDQAVHRPVNAVMQAALAVIAAQGAGLVAIEDAISPDELLATTLVHHYEMERDLDAYLQRTSSRVPVRSMKDIIAAGNVHPSVAGTLDTAAALSGREGEYRERLQRQQALRERLLDLMARHRLDALVFPHQRRLVVPVGETQAERNGVLASATGFPAIVIPAGYSPPDGNAPQGVPVGLEFFGRPYTEPVLIRLAYAAEQALRARRPPQSTPALE comes from the coding sequence ATGACAAACTCGTATGAACCGGTGCCGGACGGGCCGGGCCAGCACGCGCCGTTCAGCGTGGTGGAAGCCACCGTTGCCGATGCGCATGCCGCGATGCGCGACGGCAGGCTGACGGCGCGCCAGCTGCTCAGCGCATGCCTGGACCGCATCGCGGCCTATGACCAGCACGGTCCCGCCCTGCGCAGCATCCTGCAATGCAATCCGCACGCGCTGGACGAGGCCGGACGGATCGACGCCCAGGCCGGGCGCAATCCGGCGCAGGCGCTGGCGCCGCTGCACGGCATCCCGGTGCTGGTGAAGGACAACATCGAGTGTGCCGGCATGGCAACCACTGCCGGTGCCGCCTGCCTGCGCGACAATTTCTCCACCGACGATGCCTTTGTCATCCGCCGCCTGCGCGAAGCGGGCGCGATCGTACTGGCCAAGACCAACCTGCACGAGTTGGCGTCCGGTGGCGAGACCGTCAGCACCTTGTCCGGCCAGACCCTGAACCCCTATGACCTGACACGCACGCCCGGCGGCTCCAGCGGAGGCACCGCCGCCGGCATTGCCGCCAGCTTCGGCTTGCTCGGCATCGGCACCGACGGCGTCAACTCGATCCGCTCGCCGGCGTCGGCAAATGGCCTTGTCGGCCTGCGTCCGACCATGGGACTGACCAGCAGGGCGGGGCTGGTCCCGTGCGGGCTGACGCAGGACACCATTGGCCCGATCACCCGCACCGTCGCCGACACGGCGCGGCTGCTCGATGTCATTGCCGGCCATGACCCGGCCGACCCTGTCACCAGTGCCGGCGCGCCCCACATTCCGGCGAGCTATGCCGCCAGCCTTGACCGCGACGGACTCAAAGGCGCGCGGATCGGCGTATTGCGCCACTTCTTTGGCGACCAGGCGGTGCACCGTCCTGTCAACGCAGTCATGCAGGCGGCGCTTGCCGTTATCGCTGCCCAGGGGGCCGGGCTAGTCGCAATCGAAGACGCCATCAGCCCGGACGAGTTGCTGGCCACCACGCTGGTGCACCACTACGAAATGGAGCGCGATCTCGACGCTTACCTGCAGCGCACTTCATCAAGAGTGCCGGTTCGTTCCATGAAGGACATTATCGCCGCGGGCAATGTCCATCCGAGCGTGGCGGGCACGCTGGATACCGCTGCCGCGCTAAGCGGGCGGGAAGGGGAGTACCGCGAGCGCCTGCAGCGCCAGCAGGCATTGCGGGAGAGACTGCTGGACCTGATGGCGCGTCATCGGCTTGACGCGCTGGTGTTTCCGCACCAGCGCCGCCTGGTCGTGCCGGTTGGCGAGACCCAGGCAGAGCGCAATGGCGTGCTCGCGTCGGCCACCGGATTTCCGGCCATTGTCATTCCGGCCGGGTATTCGCCGCCGGACGGCAATGCACCCCAGGGGGTGCCGGTCGGGCTGGAATTCTTTGGCCGCCCCTACACGGAACCCGTGCTGATACGGCTCGCCTATGCCGCGGAGCAGGCCTTGCGCGCCCGCCGGCCGCCGCAATCGACACCCGCCCTGGAATAG
- a CDS encoding CYTH and CHAD domain-containing protein yields MEKELKFELAANQGAAMRELPALLDVEPDSQQEQALESEYFDTPDFLLRRNGADLRVRRNGDQITQTLKSSGERRGGFFEREEYESALKETKPDLKALRAAVPKSSALSHLLKNGSLPDQLVPIFRSTVTRKLWTLKLESGEEIELALDSGKITAAAQARTFSELELELKQGEPRRLSELGLRLIDKLPMSLSMQSKSDRGYDLLVSGDRSAVKARPIALKRNDTVEEAICKILQSCLDQVHANAPLVATGHSPEGVHQMRVGLRRFRSALDMFDDVITLPAALADEVKWIADELGESRDWYVLAHSTLPQVDAGKDKREQMAETKAAAAEIAKARHAKATAAVQSPRYARVALALDHWITATPWRDASDDTRKQLGRPAAVLADRVLRKRHRKLARRGRGLHKLDAHRRHRARIAAKKLRYAAEFFADLFRQKRLNPYRRVLAKLQDDLGWGNDMAVADGLLGHLQQHHRKASAGASYARGFLAARVADDRDNQRKLWKRFRSTGRPVGRH; encoded by the coding sequence ATGGAGAAGGAACTGAAATTCGAACTGGCGGCAAATCAGGGCGCTGCCATGCGCGAATTACCTGCGCTCCTGGATGTGGAACCGGATTCGCAACAGGAACAGGCTCTGGAGAGCGAATACTTCGACACTCCGGACTTCCTCCTGCGGCGAAACGGAGCCGATCTGCGTGTCCGCCGCAATGGCGACCAGATCACGCAGACCCTCAAGTCGTCCGGCGAGCGGCGCGGCGGATTCTTCGAGCGCGAAGAGTACGAGTCCGCGCTGAAAGAGACGAAGCCCGATCTCAAGGCCTTGCGGGCTGCAGTGCCGAAGTCTTCAGCACTCTCTCATCTCTTAAAGAACGGATCGCTGCCGGATCAGCTGGTTCCGATTTTCCGAAGCACGGTCACACGGAAGTTGTGGACGCTGAAGCTGGAAAGCGGCGAGGAGATAGAACTCGCGCTGGACAGCGGGAAAATCACAGCGGCGGCGCAGGCCCGCACCTTCTCCGAGCTTGAACTGGAACTCAAGCAGGGCGAGCCCCGGCGCCTTAGCGAACTCGGGCTGCGACTCATCGACAAGCTACCGATGAGCCTGAGCATGCAGAGCAAGAGCGACCGCGGCTACGACTTGCTGGTATCTGGCGACCGCTCGGCGGTCAAGGCACGGCCGATCGCACTGAAAAGGAATGACACGGTAGAGGAGGCCATCTGCAAGATACTGCAGAGCTGCCTGGACCAGGTACATGCCAATGCCCCGCTGGTAGCCACGGGACATTCACCCGAAGGCGTGCATCAGATGCGGGTGGGACTGCGCCGCTTCCGTTCCGCGCTCGACATGTTCGACGATGTGATCACGCTGCCGGCAGCGCTCGCCGATGAAGTGAAGTGGATTGCCGACGAACTCGGTGAATCCCGGGATTGGTATGTGCTGGCGCATTCGACGCTGCCGCAGGTTGACGCAGGCAAGGACAAGCGCGAGCAGATGGCGGAAACCAAAGCGGCGGCGGCCGAGATCGCGAAGGCCCGCCATGCCAAGGCGACAGCCGCGGTACAGTCGCCGCGCTACGCACGGGTCGCCCTTGCGCTCGATCACTGGATCACGGCGACCCCATGGCGCGATGCGTCCGACGACACACGCAAACAGCTTGGCAGGCCTGCTGCCGTGCTCGCCGATCGCGTCCTGCGCAAGCGTCATCGCAAGCTCGCGCGCCGGGGTCGAGGCCTTCACAAGCTCGATGCCCATCGCCGCCACCGCGCGAGGATCGCGGCAAAGAAGCTGCGCTACGCTGCCGAATTCTTCGCCGACCTCTTCAGGCAAAAGCGCCTGAATCCGTATCGGCGCGTGCTGGCGAAGCTGCAGGATGACCTGGGATGGGGCAACGATATGGCGGTGGCAGATGGCCTGTTAGGCCATCTGCAGCAGCACCATCGCAAGGCCTCCGCCGGCGCGAGCTACGCGCGCGGTTTCCTGGCGGCACGCGTGGCCGACGATCGGGACAATCAGCGAAAGCTGTGGAAGCGCTTCCGGAGCACAGGCCGACCAGTCGGACGACATTGA
- a CDS encoding MFS transporter produces MGAETVVQSPNSPQQHELDRAMDGIGVTASHKKIIFLIMLGVMFDVFEQNAVGLIGPMLREQWGISVAEIGFLNTLTFSAAALGRIGSGYIADRYGRRTMLSANLLLFTLGAIICALAPNYGVLAAGRFIVGIGLGGEISIAVTMLAELCSTRFRGTAVGMVSVGSGGLGNMLAPAFGLAVFAMFPGPDSWRWLFACLVLPAFFVVFYRRFIPETPRFLLSKGRVDEANRVLSVLASGRLGKLRGEPTSYIKAAVHDDAPRTRVGLSDIFKGRLGRRTIALGIAVSMTYGAQISVLTLMPTILMSQGYTISKSFLFTMVMQSGSLFGALAASYCGYHFPRKRVLTFGAGLACAAGLCFGFLTYNVALVLLFGAAFTFCVVLLNTSIWIFAPEQYPTHVRAFGTSLILALGTLAGALTPLISGRVFESYGVGGMFSMLAAMYAVFALSVQFAPETFGRAMGETAADDETGTAVGESAASASRL; encoded by the coding sequence ATGGGCGCAGAAACCGTAGTTCAATCGCCGAATTCCCCACAGCAGCACGAACTCGACCGGGCCATGGACGGCATCGGCGTAACGGCGTCGCACAAGAAGATCATTTTCCTGATCATGCTGGGGGTGATGTTCGACGTGTTTGAACAGAACGCCGTCGGCCTGATCGGGCCCATGTTGCGAGAGCAGTGGGGCATATCGGTCGCCGAAATCGGCTTCCTGAATACCCTGACCTTCAGTGCTGCCGCGCTCGGACGCATCGGCTCCGGCTATATCGCGGACCGCTACGGCAGGCGCACCATGCTCAGCGCCAACCTGCTTCTGTTCACGCTGGGCGCCATCATCTGCGCGCTGGCACCGAACTATGGCGTGCTGGCAGCGGGCCGCTTTATTGTCGGCATCGGCCTGGGCGGCGAGATATCCATTGCCGTGACCATGCTGGCCGAACTGTGCTCGACGCGATTCCGCGGCACCGCGGTGGGCATGGTCAGCGTTGGCAGCGGCGGGCTGGGCAATATGCTCGCACCGGCGTTCGGCCTGGCCGTATTCGCCATGTTCCCGGGGCCGGACAGCTGGCGCTGGCTGTTTGCCTGCCTGGTGCTGCCGGCGTTCTTCGTCGTGTTCTACCGGCGTTTTATCCCGGAAACGCCACGCTTCCTGCTGTCCAAGGGGCGCGTGGACGAAGCTAACCGGGTGCTCTCCGTCCTCGCATCCGGCCGCCTGGGCAAGCTGCGCGGCGAGCCGACATCCTATATCAAGGCTGCGGTGCACGATGACGCCCCGCGCACCAGGGTGGGCCTGAGCGATATCTTCAAGGGCCGGCTGGGGCGCCGCACGATCGCACTGGGCATCGCGGTATCGATGACCTATGGCGCGCAGATCTCGGTGCTGACGCTGATGCCGACCATCCTGATGTCGCAGGGCTACACCATCTCGAAGAGCTTTCTCTTTACGATGGTGATGCAGAGCGGCAGCCTGTTCGGGGCGCTGGCGGCGTCATACTGTGGCTACCATTTTCCGCGCAAGCGTGTGCTGACGTTCGGCGCAGGGCTGGCCTGCGCGGCGGGGCTGTGCTTCGGCTTCCTGACGTATAACGTAGCGCTGGTGCTGCTGTTCGGTGCTGCCTTTACGTTCTGCGTGGTGTTGCTGAATACCTCGATCTGGATTTTTGCGCCGGAGCAGTATCCGACCCACGTGCGTGCATTCGGCACTTCACTGATCCTGGCCCTCGGCACGCTGGCGGGAGCGCTGACGCCGCTGATCAGCGGCCGCGTGTTTGAAAGCTACGGCGTTGGCGGCATGTTCAGCATGCTCGCTGCGATGTATGCGGTGTTCGCGCTGAGCGTGCAGTTCGCGCCCGAGACTTTCGGGCGTGCGATGGGCGAGACGGCCGCCGATGATGAAACCGGCACGGCAGTCGGCGAGAGCGCAGCCAGTGCAAGCAGGTTGTAA